One stretch of Glycine soja cultivar W05 chromosome 7, ASM419377v2, whole genome shotgun sequence DNA includes these proteins:
- the LOC114417714 gene encoding probable transcription repressor OFP9, producing MNNSKQQKQQHQLQQRGCKALCCSCRFSVSSSEEAESSSASDRFPSVSSLAHAMVQERLDQMIRARHVERRRQQSREGTKFVVMVAMEKSSYDPREDFRESMMEMITANRLQDAKDLRSLLNYYISMNSDEYHSLILEVFHEVCTSLFLSCKCHNW from the coding sequence ATGAACAACTCAAAGCAACAGAAGCAGCAGCATCAGCTTCAACAAAGAGGATGCAAGGCTTTGTGTTGCAGTTGCAGGTTCAGTGTTTCTTCCTCTGAGGAAGCAGAAAGCTCATCAGCCTCTGACAGGTTCCCTTCTGTTTCAAGCCTTGCACATGCCATGGTGCAAGAGAGACTTGACCAAATGATTAGAGCtaggcatgtagagagaagaagGCAGCAGAGCAGAGAAGGGACCAAGTTTGTTGTAATGGTAGCAATGGAGAAGAGCTCTTATGATCCAAGAGAGGATTTTAGGGAGTCCATGATGGAGATGATTACTGCAAACCGCCTTCAAGACGCCAAAGATCTTCGTAGTCTATTGAACTATTATATCTCAATGAACTCTGATGAGTACCATAGTCTTATCCTTGAGGTTTTTCATGAGGTTTGTACTAGTTTGTTCTTATCATGTAAATGTcataattggtaa
- the LOC114420205 gene encoding uncharacterized protein LOC114420205 → MSQLGLILQESLRTERETRTILGLLTEQMDGVDRAQRRRRTLKERLRFTGIGCCGATWVFRPIVREEGGGAQAHQQQTNAAQDPNPNGSEYVSPSPSGTSMNLAAALAAERQLRDGEGEGRRVVAPGTPLRVSLMRLLEETEGGDAEKGGGGVGNDWVCCVCMGRKKGAAFIPCGHTFCRVCSRELWLNRGTCPLCNRSILEILDIF, encoded by the coding sequence ATGAGTCAACTGGGTCTGATATTGCAGGAATCGCTCCGCACCGAGAGAGAAACAAGAACCATTCTGGGTTTGCTAACGGAGCAAATGGACGGCGTCGATAGAGCCCAACGGAGGAGACGGACCCTCAAAGAACGCCTCAGATTCACCGGAATCGGCTGTTGTGGAGCCACGTGGGTTTTCCGTCCAATTGTCAGGGAGGAAGGAGGAGGGGCACAAGCACATCAACAGCAAACAAATGCGGCTCAAGATCCGAATCCTAATGGATCCGAATACGTGAGCCCGAGCCCGTCGGGTACGAGTATGAATCTTGCGGCGGCGCTGGCAGCGGAGCGGCAGCTCCGGGATGGGGAGGGGGAGGGGAGGAGGGTGGTGGCGCCGGGGACGCCGTTGAGGGTGTCGTTGATGCGGCTGTTGGAGGAAACAGAGGGCGGGGATGCGGAGAAAGGAGGGGGTGGTGTGGGGAATGATTGGGTGTGCTGCGTGTGCATGGGAAGGAAGAAAGGCGCGGCATTCATCCCGTGTGGGCACACCTTCTGTAGGGTGTGTTCGAGGGAGCTGTGGTTGAACAGAGGTACTTGTCCCCTTTGCAACCGTTCAATACTCGAGATTCTCGACATCTTCTGA
- the LOC114420206 gene encoding 1-aminocyclopropane-1-carboxylate oxidase-like, with amino-acid sequence MEKFPVVDMGNLNNEERSATMEIIKDACENWGFFELVNHGISIELMDTVERMTKEHYKKCMEQRFKEMVASKGLESAQSEINDLDWESTFFLRHLPASNISEIPDLDEDYRKVMKDFAVELEELAELVLDLLCENLGLEKGYLKKVFYGSKGPNFGTKVSNYPPCPKPELIKGLRAHTDAGGIILLFQDHKVSGLQLLKDGHWIDVLPMRHSIVINLGDQLEVITNGKYKSVMHRVITQTDGNRMSIASFYNPGNDALIAPAPALVKEDETSQVYPKFVFDDYMKLYAGLKFQAKEPRFQAMKATESSNINLGPIATV; translated from the exons ATGGAGAAGTTTCCAGTTGTTGACATGGGGAACCTTAATAATGAAGAGAGATCAGCAACCATGGAGATAATCAAAGATGCCTGTGAGAACTGGGGTTTCTTTGAG ttGGTGAACCATGGGATATCCATAGAGTTGATGGACACCGTGGAGAGGATGACAAAAGAGCACTACAAAAAGTGTATGGAGCAAAGGTTCAAAGAAATGGTAGCAAGCAAAGGTTTGGAGTCTGCTCAATCTGAAATCAATGATTTGGATTGGGAAAGCACTTTCTTTTTGCGCCACCTTCCTGCCTCTAACATCTCAGAGATCCCTGATCTTGATGAAGATTACAG GAAGGTAATGAAGGATTTTGCTGTGGAACTGGAGGAACTGGCAGAGCTAGTTCTTGACTTGCTGTGTGAGAATCTTGGGCTAGAGAAAGGGTATCTGAAGAAGGTGTTCTATGGATCAAAGGGCCCAAATTTTGGTACCAAAGTTAGCAACTACCCTCCTTGTCCGAAGCCAGAGCTGATAAAGGGGCTCAGAGCTCACACAGATGCTGGTGGCATCATTCTACTCTTCCAAGATCACAAGGTCAGTGGATTACAGCTCCTCAAAGATGGCCACTGGATTGATGTCCTCCCAATGCGCCACTCCATTGTCATCAACCTTGGAGACCAACTTGag GTCATCACCAATGGCAAATACAAGAGTGTGATGCACCGTGTGATTACTCAAACGGATGGTAACAGAATGTCCATAGCCTCGTTTTACAATCCAGGCAATGATGCATTGATCGCTCCAGCACCAGCCTTGGTGAAGGAAGATGAGACTAGCCAAGTTTATCCCAAGTTTGTTTTTGATGATTACATGAAGCTCTATGCTGGCCTTAAATTTCAGGCCAAAGAACCAAGATTTCAAGCTATGAAGGCCACGGAGTCATCCAACATTAATTTAGGCCCCATAGCAACGGTCTAA
- the LOC114420207 gene encoding protein CLMP1-like → MGKSGGRRKKGGSNANQGGGVDNSGSGAAAPTANGGVEVKKANELKEEGNRRFQNKDYAGALEQYESALRLTPKTHPDRAVFHSNRAACLMQMKPIDYEAVIAECTMALQVQPRFVRALLRRARAFEALGKYEMSVQDVQFLLAADPSNRDALEIAQRLRTALGSRQEAQQDLHSRPSPAALGASAVRGAPIAGLGPCLPARPVAKKGAHSAVGSVVSPNNNKPDKSQPVLPTENGSDTKSQLPKLVLKSSNGSAKPPNPKKEDHKELSSTIHGQRSDVAIRWRPLKLVYDHDIRLAQMPVNCNFRGLRDVVSKRFPSSSSVLIKYKDCDGDLVTITSTDELRLAESSVDSHLVKEPGEDKSDSVAMLRLHIVEVSPEQEPPLLEEEEEKPVENEGGMGEENGSHSSLGESVSEVADTVKVDKTVKDTPKEKPGTTGDTECKEVEMDDWLFEFAQLFRSHVGIDPDAHIDLHELGMELCSEALEETVTSEEAQDLFDKAASKFQEVAALAFFNWGNVHMCAARKRIPLDESAGQVVVAEQLQVAYEWVKEKYSLAREKYVEALSIKPDFYEGLLALGQQQFEMAKLHWSFALAKKIDLSGWDSKETLQLFDSAEEKMKAATDMWEKLEEQRAKELKDSNATKKEELLRRRKKQGATEGESSSVGGQGEISAEEAAEQAAVMRSQIHLFWGNMLFERSQVECKLGMTGWKENLDAATERFKLAGASEADVSMVLKNHCSNGDAKDGDDKKVENPQHNKTVKPEINKAHQV, encoded by the coding sequence ATGGGGAAATCAGGGGGTAGAAGAAAGAAGGGTGGTTCCAACGCCAACCAAGGTGGTGGCGTTGATAATTCGGGTTCAGGTGCGGCAGCCCCAACGGCTAACGGTGGGGTGGAGGTGAAGAAGGCGAATGAGCTGAAAGAAGAAGGGAATAGGAGGTTTCAGAATAAGGACTATGCGGGCGCTCTTGAGCAGTACGAGAGTGCTCTTCGTTTAACCCCCAAAACGCACCCTGACAGAGCCGTTTTCCATAGCAACAGGGCTGCGTGTTTGATGCAGATGAAGCCCATTGATTATGAGGCTGTCATTGCCGAGTGCACCATGGCGCTCCAGGTCCAGCCACGCTTTGTCCGGGCACTTCTCCGCCGGGCACGGGCGTTCGAGGCCCTTGGAAAGTATGAAATGTCTGTGCAAGATGTACAGTTCTTGCTGGCAGCTGATCCTAGCAATCGCGACGCATTGGAGATTGCCCAGAGATTGAGGACTGCATTGGGGTCGCGCCAGGAGGCCCAGCAGGACCTCCATAGTCGCCCCTCCCCAGCTGCCCTTGGTGCTTCGGCTGTCCGTGGTGCCCCTATTGCTGGATTAGGGCCTTGTTTGCCGGCTCGGCCTGTGGCAAAGAAGGGAGCGCATTCGGCAGTTGGATCTGTTGTGTCGCCCAATAATAACAAACCAGACAAGTCACAGCCAGTTTTACCAACTGAAAATGGTTCTGACACCAAGTCCCAGTTGCCAAAACTGGTATTGAAGTCTTCAAATGGTTCTGCAAAGCCACCTAACCCTAAAAAGGAAGATCACAAGGAACTGTCATCGACCATTCATGGGCAGCGTTCGGATGTTGCAATTCGGTGGAGACCATTGAAGCTTGTTTATGATCATGACATTAGGCTTGCCCAGATGCCGGTCAATTGCAATTTTAGAGGACTAAGGGATGTAGTAAGCAAAAGGTTTCCTTCGTCAAGTTCTGTTCTGATCAAGTATAAGGATTGTGATGGTGATTTGGTTACTATAACCTCTACTGATGAACTCAGACTGGCAGAGTCTAGTGTTGATAGCCATCTTGTGAAAGAACCTGGGGAAGATAAAAGTGATTCTGTAGCAATGCTGAGACTGCATATTGTTGAAGTCAGTCCAGAGCAGGAGCCACCTTTAttggaagaagaggaagaaaaaccAGTTGAGAATGAAGGGGGCATGGGAGAAGAGAATGGATCTCATTCTTCTCTCGGCGAATCTGTCTCTGAAGTAGCTGATACCGTCAAGGTTGATAAGACTGTGAAGGATACTCCAAAGGAAAAGCCAGGAACCACAGGAGATACTGAATGCAAAGAAGTGGAGATGGATGATTGGTTGTTTGAGTTTGCTCAGCTTTTCCGCTCTCATGTTGGTATTGATCCAGATGCTCATATTGACTTGCATGAGCTTGGGATGGAGCTTTGTTCTGAGGCACTTGAGGAAACAGTTACTAGTGAGGAGGCTCAGGATCTATTTGACAAGGCGGCTTCAAAGTTTCAGGAGGTGGCTGCTTTGGCTTTCTTCAACTGGGGTAATGTTCACATGTGCGCAGCTAGGAAGCGGATTCCCCTGGATGAGTCCGCTGGGCAAGTGGTAGTGGCAGAGCAGCTTCAAGTGGCTTATGAATGGGTCAAGGAAAAGTATTCTTTAGCAAGAGAGAAGTATGTGGAAGCATTGTCGATCAAACCAGACTTTTATGAGGGACTGTTGGCTCTGGGGCAGCAACAATTTGAAATGGCTAAACTTCATTGGTCTTTTGCTCTTGCTAAGAAGATAGATCTATCAGGCTGGGATTCTAAGGAGACACTTCAACTTTTTGACAGTGCAGAGGAGAAGATGAAAGCTGCAACAGATATGTGGGAAAAACTGGAGGAACAGAGGGCAAAAGAGCTAAAGGACTCAAATGCAACCAAGAAAGAAGAATtattgagaagaagaaagaaacaagGTGCTACTGAAGGTGAGTCCTCCAGTGTTGGAGGTCAGGGTGAAATATCTgcagaagaagctgctgagcaAGCAGCTGTCATGAGATCACAAATTCACCTCTTCTGGGGTAATATGCTTTTCGAAAGATCCCAAGTTGAATGCAAATTAGGAATGACTGGATGGAAGGAAAACCTGGATGCTGCAACTGAACGCTTTAAGCTTGCAGGAGCTTCTGAGGCAGATGTTTCGATGGTTCTAAAGAATCATTGCTCAAATGGAGATGCAAAAGATGGAGATGATAAAAAGGTTGAGAACCCACAGCACAATAAGACTGTTAAACCAGAGATCAACAAGGCTCATCAAGTATGA
- the LOC114420208 gene encoding probable tyrosine-protein phosphatase DSP4, producing the protein MKLDCSNGQAPLAADVSPPQEDGSEEEIFVPPLNFAMVDNGIFRAGFPDSANFGFLKSLRLRSVMCLCPEPYPETTSEFLKANGIRLYQFGIDGCKEPFVNIPNDTIREALKVALDVRNHPLLIHCKRGKHRTGCLVGCIRRLQRWCLSSVFDEYQRFAGAKARVSDQRFIELFDISCLKHHPLSFSCSKK; encoded by the exons ATGAAGCTTGACTGCTCTAACGGCCAGGCTCCTCTCGCCGCCGATGTTTCTCCGCCGCAGGAAGACGGCTCCGAGGAGGAGATATTCGTGCCGCCGCTCAACTTCGCCATGGTCGACAACGGCATTTTTAGGGCTGGCTTTCCCGATTCCGCCAACTTCGGATTCCTGAAATCACTCCGTCTCCGTTCCGTAAT GTGTTTGTGCCCTGAACCGTATCCCGAAACGACTTCGGAATTTTTGAAGGCCAACGGAATAAGGCTTTATCAGTTCGGGATCGATGGCTGTAAG GAACCCTTTGTCAACATCCCAAATGATACAATTCGTGAAGCTTTGAAAGTAGCCCTCG ATGTTAGGAATCACCCCCTGCTGATTCATTGTAAACGAGGGAAG CATCGCACTGGTTGTCTTGTGGGATGCATAAGAAGATTGCAGAGGTGGTGTCTATCATCTGTTTTTGATGAGTACCAAAGGTTTGCaggtgccaaagctagagtgtCAGACCAGAGGTTCATCGAATTGTTTGATATCTCTTGTTTGAAGCACCACCCACTGTCATTTTCATGCTCCAAAAAATAG